The Equus asinus isolate D_3611 breed Donkey chromosome 22, EquAss-T2T_v2, whole genome shotgun sequence genome has a segment encoding these proteins:
- the TNS2 gene encoding tensin-2 isoform X3, giving the protein MKPRKAEPHSFREKVFRKKPPVCAVCKVTIDGTGVSCRVCKVATHRKCEAKVTSSCQALPPVELRRNTAPVRRIEHLGSTKSLNHSKQRSTLPRSFSLDPLMERRWDLDLTYVTERILAAAFPARPDEQRHRGHLRELAHVLQSKHRDKYLLFNLSEKRHDLTRLNPKVQDFGWPELHAPPLDKLCSICKAMEMWLSADPQHVVVLYCKGSKGKLGVIVSAYMHYSKISAGADQALATLTMRKFCEDKVAAELQPSQRRYINYFSGLLSGSIRMNSSPLFLHYVLVPMLPAFEPGTGFQPFLKIYQSMQLVYTSGIYHIAGPGPQQLCISLEPALLLKGDVMVTCYHKSGRGTDRTLVFRVQFHTCTIHGPRLTFTKDQLDEAWTDERVPFQAAVEFVFSSSPENIKGHTPRNDPSVTVDYNTAEPAVRWDSYENFNQHHEDSVDGSLTHTQGPLDGSPYAQVQRGPRQTPPAPSPEPPPPPMLSVSSDSGHSSTLTTEPTAESPGRPPPTAAERQELDRLLGGCGVASGGRGAGRETAILDDEEQPPTAGGPPLGMYSGHRPGLSRHCSCRQGYREGCGVPNGGYYRPEGTLERRRLAYGGYEGHPQGYTEPSVEKRRLCRSLSEGPHPYLPELGKPANGDCGYRAAGYREVVILEDPGLPALCSCPTCEEKLALPTAALYGLRLEREAGEGWVSEASKPLLHPMRPGHPLPLLVPACGHHHAPVPDYSCLKPPKAGEEGHEGCPCAGCPEGRYGHPGYPALVTYSYGGAVPSYCPAYGRVPHSCGAPGEGRGYPSPGAHSPRAGSISPGGPPSPQSRKLNYEIPAEEGGDRYPLPGHLAPAGPLTSAESPEPVSWREGPSGHSTLPRSPRDAQCSASSELSGPSTPLHTSSPVQGKESARRQDTRSPTLAPTQRLSPGEALPPVSQGGAEKAPELPARSGLEPPTPSPFSSTSPPSSPSDWPQERSPGGRSDSASPRGHVPTTLPGLRHAPWQGLRDPPDSPDGSPLTPVPTQMPWLVASPEPPQSSPTPAFPLAASYDISGPTQPPLPEKRHLPGPGQQPGGPWGPEQASPPARGTSHHVTFAPLLPDNVPQPPEPPVQESQSNVKFVQDTSKFWYKPHLSRDQAIALLKDKDPGAFLIRDSHSFQGAYGLALKVATPPPSAQPWKGDPLEQLVRHFLIETGPKGVKIKGCPSEPYFGSLSALVSQHSISPLSLPCCLRIPSKDPLEETPEAPVPTNMSTAADLLRQGAACSVLYLTSVETESLTGPQAVARASSAALSCSPRPTPAVVHFKVSAQGITLTDNQRKLFFRRHYPVNSITFSSTDPQDRRWTNPDGTTSKIFGFVAKKPGSPWENVCHLFAELDPDQPAGAIVTFITKVLLGQRK; this is encoded by the exons CCTAGGAAAGCCGAGCCACATAGCTTCCGGGAGAAGGTATTCCGGAAGAAACCGCCGGTCTGCGCAGTGTGTAAGGTGACCATCGATGGGACAGGCGTCTCGTGCAGAG TCTGCAAGGTCGCGACACACAGAAAATGTGAAGCAAAG GTGACTTCATCCTGTCAGGCCTTGCCTCCTGTGGAGCTG CGGAGAAACACGGCCCCTGTGAGGCGCATAGAGCACCTG GGATCCACCAAGTCTCTTAACCACTCAAAGCAGCGCAGCACCCTGCCCAG GAGCTTCAGCCTGGACCCGCTCATGGAGCGCCGCTGGGACCTGGACCTCACCTACGTGACCGAGCGGATCCTGGCGGCCGCCTTCCCCGCGCGCCCGGACGAGCAGCGACACCGGGGCCACCTGCGCGAGCTGGCTCACGTGCTGCAGTCCAAGCACCGCGACAAGTACCTg CTTTTCAACCTTTCAGAGAAAAGACATGACCTGACCCGCCTAAACCCCAAG GTCCAGGACTTCGGCTGGCCTGAGCTGCACGCGCCCCCCCTGGACAAGCTGTGCTCCATCTGCAAAGCCATGGAGATGTGGCTCAGTGCTGACCCGCAGCACGTGGTCGTCCTATACTGCAAG GGGAGCAAGGGCAAGCTCGGGGTCATCGTCTCTGCCTACATGCACTACAGCAAGATCTCTGCAGG GGCGGACCAGGCACTGGCTACTCTTACCATGCGCAAGTTCTGCGAGGACAAGGTGGCCGCGGAGCTGCAGCCGTCCCAGCGCCG GTATATCAACTACTTCAGTGGTTTGCTGTCCGGCTCCATCAGAATGAACAGCAGCCCTCTCTTCCTGCACTATGTGCTTGTGCCCATGCTGCCCGCCTTTGAACCTGGCACAG GCTTCCAGCCCTTCCTCAAGATCTACCAGTCCATGCAGCTCGTCTACACCTCTGGAATCTA TCACATTGCAGGCCCTGGTCCCCAGCAGCTTTGTATCAGCCTGGAGCCAGCCCTCCTCCTCAAAGGCGACGTCATG gtgACCTGCTATCACAAGAGTGGCCGGGGGACAGACCGGACCCTTGTGTTCCGAGTCCAGTTCCACACATGCACCATCCACGGGCCACGGCTCACCTTCACCAAGGACCAGCTGGACGAGGCCTGGACCG ATGAGAGGGTCCCTTTCCAAGCCGCGGTGGAGTTCGTCTTCTCCTCCAGCCCCGAGAACATCAAAG GCCACACCCCACGGAATGACCCCTCGGTCACCGTGGACTACAATACCGCAGAGCCCGCTGTGCGCTGGGACTCTTACGAGAACTTCAACCAGCACCACGAGGACAGTGTGGATG GCTCCCTGACCCACACCCAGGGCCCCCTGGATGGCAGTCCTTATGCCCAGGTGCAGCGGGGCCCCCGTCAGACCCCGCCAGCGCCCTCTCCagagccacccccaccccccatgctCTCGGTCAGCAGTGACTCTGGCCATTCATCCACACTGACCACGGAGCCCACTGCCGAGTCCCCTGGCCGGCCACCCCCAACGGCCGCTGAGCGGCAGGAGCTGGACCGCCTCCTGGGAGGCTGTGGAGTGGCCAGCGGGGGCCGGGGAGCTGGACGTGAGACCGCCATCCTGGATGACGAGGAGCAGCCCCCCACGGCTGGAGGCCCCCCGCTCGGAATGTATTCGGGCCACCGACCCGGCCTCAGCCGCCACTGCTCCTGTCGCCAGGGCTACCGGGAAGGCTGCGGGGTCCCCAATGGGGGCTACTACCGACCAGAGGGAACCCTGGAGAGGCGGCGGCTGGCATACGGGGGCTATGAGGGGCACCCCCAGGGCTACACCGAGCCCTCAGTGGAGAAGAGGCGCCTCTGCCGATCGCTGTCCGAGGGGCCGCACCCCTACCTGCCAGAGCTGGGGAAACCGGCCAATGGGGACTGTGGCTACCGCGCCGCCGGCTACCGGGAGGTGGTGATCCTGGAGGACCCCGGGCTGCCTGCCCTCTGCTCATGCCCCACCTGTGAGGAGAAGCTGGCGCTGCCCACGGCCGCCCTGTATGGGCTGCggctggagagggaggctggagaggggtGGGTGAGCGAGGCCAGCAAGCCCCTTCTGCACCCGATGCGGCCCGGGCACCCCCTGCCTCTGCTGGTGCCCGCCTGTGGGCATCACCACGCCCCTGTGCCTGACTACAGCTGCCTGAAGCCACCCAAGGCTGGCGAGGAGGGGCATGAGGGCTGCCCCTGCGCCGGGTGCCCTGAAGGCAGGTATGGACATCCGGGATACCCTGCCCTGGTGACGTACAGCTATGGAGGAGCAGTGCCCAGTTACTGCCCAGCCTATGGCCGGGTGCCTCACAGCTGTGGGGCTCCAGGCGAGGGCAGAGGGTATCCCAGCCCTGGTGCCCACTCTCCACGGGCTGGCTCCATTTCTCCGGGTGGCCCACCCTCCCCACAATCCAGGAAGCTGAACTACGAGATCccggcagaggagggaggggacaggtATCCACTGCCTGGACACCTGGCCCCAGCAGGACCCTTGACATCTGCAG AGTCGCCTGAGCCAGTGTCCTGGAGGGAGGGCCCCAGCGGGCACAGCACCCTGCCTCGGTCTCCCCGAGATGCCCAGTGCAGTGCCTCTTCAGAGTTGTCTGGTCCCTCCACGCCCCTGCACACCAGCAGCCCAGTCCAGGGCAAGGAGAG TGCCCGAAGGCAGGACACCAGGTCCCCCACCTTGGCGCCTACTCAGAGACTGAGTCCTGGAGAGGCCTTGCCACCTGTTTCCCAGGGAGGCGCTGAAAAGGCTCCTGAGCTGCCAGCAAGAAGTGGGCTTGAGCCTCCGACCCCTAGCCCCTTCTCCTCGACCTCCCCGCCCAGCTCACCCAGTGACTGGCCTCAGGAGAGGAGCCCAGGGGGCCGCTCAGACAGTGCTAGTCCAAGGGGCCATGTGCCCACCACGCTGCCCGGCCTGCGCCATGCCCCCTGGCAGGGCCTTCGAGACCCCCCAGATAGCCCGGATGGGTCCCCCCTCACCCCTGTGCCTACCCAGATGCCCTGGCTTGTGGCCAGCCCGGAGCCACCTCAGAGCTCACCCACACCTGCCTTCCCCCTGGCTGCATCCTATGACATCAGtggccccacccagcccccacttCCCGAGAAACGCCACCTGCCGGGACCTGGGCAACAGCCAGGAGGACCCTGGGGCCCAGAGCAGGCATCACCACCAGCCAGAGGCACCAGTCATCATGTCACCTTCGCACCTCTGCTCCCGGATAACGTCCCCCAACCCCCAG AGCCCCCTGTGCAAGAGAGCCAGAGCAACGTCAAGTTTGTCCAGGATACGTCCAAGTTCTGGTACAAGCCACACCTGTCCCGTGACCAAg ccatCGCCCTGCTGAAGGACAAGGACCCTGGGGCCTTCCTGATCAGGGACAGTCATTCATTCCAAGGAGCCTACGGGCTGGCCCTCAAGGTGGCTACGCCCCCACCCAGCGCCCAGCCCTGGAAAG gGGACCCCCTGGAACAGTTGGTCCGCCATTTTCTCATTGAGACTGGGCCCAAAGGGGTGAAGATCAAGGGCTGTCCCAGTGAGCCCTACTTTG GCAGCCTGTCCGCCCTGGTCTCCCAGCACTCCATCTCCCCGCTGTCCCTGCCCTGCTGCCTGCGCATCCCCAGCAAAG ATCCCCTGGAGGAGACCCCAGAGGCCCCGGTGCCCACCAACATGAGCACGGCGGCAGACCTCCTGCGTCAGGGCGCAG CCTGCAGCGTGCTCTACCTGACCTCAGTGGAGACAGAGTCACTGACAGGCCCCCAAGCTGTGGCCCGGGCCAGCTCTGCAGCTCTGAGCTGTAGCCCCCGCCCAACCCCAGCCGTTGTCCACTTCAAGGTCTCAGCCCAGGGCATTACGCTGACAGACAACCAAAGGAA GCTCTTCTTTCGCCGCCATTATCCAGTGAACAGCATCACCTTCTCCAGCACTGACCCTCAGGACCGGAG ATGGACCAACCCCGACGGGACCACCTCCAA GATCTTTGGTTTCGTGGCCAAGAAGCCAGGAAGCCCCTGGGAGAATGTGTGTCACCTCTTTGCAGAGCTTGACCCAGATCAGCCTGCAGGCGCCATTGTCACCTTCATCACCAAAGTTCTACTGGGCCAGAGAAAATGA
- the TNS2 gene encoding tensin-2 isoform X1, with product MKSSGPVERLLRALGRRDSSRATSRPRKAEPHSFREKVFRKKPPVCAVCKVTIDGTGVSCRVCKVATHRKCEAKVTSSCQALPPVELRRNTAPVRRIEHLGSTKSLNHSKQRSTLPRSFSLDPLMERRWDLDLTYVTERILAAAFPARPDEQRHRGHLRELAHVLQSKHRDKYLLFNLSEKRHDLTRLNPKVQDFGWPELHAPPLDKLCSICKAMEMWLSADPQHVVVLYCKGSKGKLGVIVSAYMHYSKISAGADQALATLTMRKFCEDKVAAELQPSQRRYINYFSGLLSGSIRMNSSPLFLHYVLVPMLPAFEPGTGFQPFLKIYQSMQLVYTSGIYHIAGPGPQQLCISLEPALLLKGDVMVTCYHKSGRGTDRTLVFRVQFHTCTIHGPRLTFTKDQLDEAWTDERVPFQAAVEFVFSSSPENIKGHTPRNDPSVTVDYNTAEPAVRWDSYENFNQHHEDSVDGSLTHTQGPLDGSPYAQVQRGPRQTPPAPSPEPPPPPMLSVSSDSGHSSTLTTEPTAESPGRPPPTAAERQELDRLLGGCGVASGGRGAGRETAILDDEEQPPTAGGPPLGMYSGHRPGLSRHCSCRQGYREGCGVPNGGYYRPEGTLERRRLAYGGYEGHPQGYTEPSVEKRRLCRSLSEGPHPYLPELGKPANGDCGYRAAGYREVVILEDPGLPALCSCPTCEEKLALPTAALYGLRLEREAGEGWVSEASKPLLHPMRPGHPLPLLVPACGHHHAPVPDYSCLKPPKAGEEGHEGCPCAGCPEGRYGHPGYPALVTYSYGGAVPSYCPAYGRVPHSCGAPGEGRGYPSPGAHSPRAGSISPGGPPSPQSRKLNYEIPAEEGGDRYPLPGHLAPAGPLTSAESPEPVSWREGPSGHSTLPRSPRDAQCSASSELSGPSTPLHTSSPVQGKESARRQDTRSPTLAPTQRLSPGEALPPVSQGGAEKAPELPARSGLEPPTPSPFSSTSPPSSPSDWPQERSPGGRSDSASPRGHVPTTLPGLRHAPWQGLRDPPDSPDGSPLTPVPTQMPWLVASPEPPQSSPTPAFPLAASYDISGPTQPPLPEKRHLPGPGQQPGGPWGPEQASPPARGTSHHVTFAPLLPDNVPQPPEPPVQESQSNVKFVQDTSKFWYKPHLSRDQAIALLKDKDPGAFLIRDSHSFQGAYGLALKVATPPPSAQPWKGDPLEQLVRHFLIETGPKGVKIKGCPSEPYFGSLSALVSQHSISPLSLPCCLRIPSKDPLEETPEAPVPTNMSTAADLLRQGAACSVLYLTSVETESLTGPQAVARASSAALSCSPRPTPAVVHFKVSAQGITLTDNQRKLFFRRHYPVNSITFSSTDPQDRRWTNPDGTTSKIFGFVAKKPGSPWENVCHLFAELDPDQPAGAIVTFITKVLLGQRK from the exons CCTAGGAAAGCCGAGCCACATAGCTTCCGGGAGAAGGTATTCCGGAAGAAACCGCCGGTCTGCGCAGTGTGTAAGGTGACCATCGATGGGACAGGCGTCTCGTGCAGAG TCTGCAAGGTCGCGACACACAGAAAATGTGAAGCAAAG GTGACTTCATCCTGTCAGGCCTTGCCTCCTGTGGAGCTG CGGAGAAACACGGCCCCTGTGAGGCGCATAGAGCACCTG GGATCCACCAAGTCTCTTAACCACTCAAAGCAGCGCAGCACCCTGCCCAG GAGCTTCAGCCTGGACCCGCTCATGGAGCGCCGCTGGGACCTGGACCTCACCTACGTGACCGAGCGGATCCTGGCGGCCGCCTTCCCCGCGCGCCCGGACGAGCAGCGACACCGGGGCCACCTGCGCGAGCTGGCTCACGTGCTGCAGTCCAAGCACCGCGACAAGTACCTg CTTTTCAACCTTTCAGAGAAAAGACATGACCTGACCCGCCTAAACCCCAAG GTCCAGGACTTCGGCTGGCCTGAGCTGCACGCGCCCCCCCTGGACAAGCTGTGCTCCATCTGCAAAGCCATGGAGATGTGGCTCAGTGCTGACCCGCAGCACGTGGTCGTCCTATACTGCAAG GGGAGCAAGGGCAAGCTCGGGGTCATCGTCTCTGCCTACATGCACTACAGCAAGATCTCTGCAGG GGCGGACCAGGCACTGGCTACTCTTACCATGCGCAAGTTCTGCGAGGACAAGGTGGCCGCGGAGCTGCAGCCGTCCCAGCGCCG GTATATCAACTACTTCAGTGGTTTGCTGTCCGGCTCCATCAGAATGAACAGCAGCCCTCTCTTCCTGCACTATGTGCTTGTGCCCATGCTGCCCGCCTTTGAACCTGGCACAG GCTTCCAGCCCTTCCTCAAGATCTACCAGTCCATGCAGCTCGTCTACACCTCTGGAATCTA TCACATTGCAGGCCCTGGTCCCCAGCAGCTTTGTATCAGCCTGGAGCCAGCCCTCCTCCTCAAAGGCGACGTCATG gtgACCTGCTATCACAAGAGTGGCCGGGGGACAGACCGGACCCTTGTGTTCCGAGTCCAGTTCCACACATGCACCATCCACGGGCCACGGCTCACCTTCACCAAGGACCAGCTGGACGAGGCCTGGACCG ATGAGAGGGTCCCTTTCCAAGCCGCGGTGGAGTTCGTCTTCTCCTCCAGCCCCGAGAACATCAAAG GCCACACCCCACGGAATGACCCCTCGGTCACCGTGGACTACAATACCGCAGAGCCCGCTGTGCGCTGGGACTCTTACGAGAACTTCAACCAGCACCACGAGGACAGTGTGGATG GCTCCCTGACCCACACCCAGGGCCCCCTGGATGGCAGTCCTTATGCCCAGGTGCAGCGGGGCCCCCGTCAGACCCCGCCAGCGCCCTCTCCagagccacccccaccccccatgctCTCGGTCAGCAGTGACTCTGGCCATTCATCCACACTGACCACGGAGCCCACTGCCGAGTCCCCTGGCCGGCCACCCCCAACGGCCGCTGAGCGGCAGGAGCTGGACCGCCTCCTGGGAGGCTGTGGAGTGGCCAGCGGGGGCCGGGGAGCTGGACGTGAGACCGCCATCCTGGATGACGAGGAGCAGCCCCCCACGGCTGGAGGCCCCCCGCTCGGAATGTATTCGGGCCACCGACCCGGCCTCAGCCGCCACTGCTCCTGTCGCCAGGGCTACCGGGAAGGCTGCGGGGTCCCCAATGGGGGCTACTACCGACCAGAGGGAACCCTGGAGAGGCGGCGGCTGGCATACGGGGGCTATGAGGGGCACCCCCAGGGCTACACCGAGCCCTCAGTGGAGAAGAGGCGCCTCTGCCGATCGCTGTCCGAGGGGCCGCACCCCTACCTGCCAGAGCTGGGGAAACCGGCCAATGGGGACTGTGGCTACCGCGCCGCCGGCTACCGGGAGGTGGTGATCCTGGAGGACCCCGGGCTGCCTGCCCTCTGCTCATGCCCCACCTGTGAGGAGAAGCTGGCGCTGCCCACGGCCGCCCTGTATGGGCTGCggctggagagggaggctggagaggggtGGGTGAGCGAGGCCAGCAAGCCCCTTCTGCACCCGATGCGGCCCGGGCACCCCCTGCCTCTGCTGGTGCCCGCCTGTGGGCATCACCACGCCCCTGTGCCTGACTACAGCTGCCTGAAGCCACCCAAGGCTGGCGAGGAGGGGCATGAGGGCTGCCCCTGCGCCGGGTGCCCTGAAGGCAGGTATGGACATCCGGGATACCCTGCCCTGGTGACGTACAGCTATGGAGGAGCAGTGCCCAGTTACTGCCCAGCCTATGGCCGGGTGCCTCACAGCTGTGGGGCTCCAGGCGAGGGCAGAGGGTATCCCAGCCCTGGTGCCCACTCTCCACGGGCTGGCTCCATTTCTCCGGGTGGCCCACCCTCCCCACAATCCAGGAAGCTGAACTACGAGATCccggcagaggagggaggggacaggtATCCACTGCCTGGACACCTGGCCCCAGCAGGACCCTTGACATCTGCAG AGTCGCCTGAGCCAGTGTCCTGGAGGGAGGGCCCCAGCGGGCACAGCACCCTGCCTCGGTCTCCCCGAGATGCCCAGTGCAGTGCCTCTTCAGAGTTGTCTGGTCCCTCCACGCCCCTGCACACCAGCAGCCCAGTCCAGGGCAAGGAGAG TGCCCGAAGGCAGGACACCAGGTCCCCCACCTTGGCGCCTACTCAGAGACTGAGTCCTGGAGAGGCCTTGCCACCTGTTTCCCAGGGAGGCGCTGAAAAGGCTCCTGAGCTGCCAGCAAGAAGTGGGCTTGAGCCTCCGACCCCTAGCCCCTTCTCCTCGACCTCCCCGCCCAGCTCACCCAGTGACTGGCCTCAGGAGAGGAGCCCAGGGGGCCGCTCAGACAGTGCTAGTCCAAGGGGCCATGTGCCCACCACGCTGCCCGGCCTGCGCCATGCCCCCTGGCAGGGCCTTCGAGACCCCCCAGATAGCCCGGATGGGTCCCCCCTCACCCCTGTGCCTACCCAGATGCCCTGGCTTGTGGCCAGCCCGGAGCCACCTCAGAGCTCACCCACACCTGCCTTCCCCCTGGCTGCATCCTATGACATCAGtggccccacccagcccccacttCCCGAGAAACGCCACCTGCCGGGACCTGGGCAACAGCCAGGAGGACCCTGGGGCCCAGAGCAGGCATCACCACCAGCCAGAGGCACCAGTCATCATGTCACCTTCGCACCTCTGCTCCCGGATAACGTCCCCCAACCCCCAG AGCCCCCTGTGCAAGAGAGCCAGAGCAACGTCAAGTTTGTCCAGGATACGTCCAAGTTCTGGTACAAGCCACACCTGTCCCGTGACCAAg ccatCGCCCTGCTGAAGGACAAGGACCCTGGGGCCTTCCTGATCAGGGACAGTCATTCATTCCAAGGAGCCTACGGGCTGGCCCTCAAGGTGGCTACGCCCCCACCCAGCGCCCAGCCCTGGAAAG gGGACCCCCTGGAACAGTTGGTCCGCCATTTTCTCATTGAGACTGGGCCCAAAGGGGTGAAGATCAAGGGCTGTCCCAGTGAGCCCTACTTTG GCAGCCTGTCCGCCCTGGTCTCCCAGCACTCCATCTCCCCGCTGTCCCTGCCCTGCTGCCTGCGCATCCCCAGCAAAG ATCCCCTGGAGGAGACCCCAGAGGCCCCGGTGCCCACCAACATGAGCACGGCGGCAGACCTCCTGCGTCAGGGCGCAG CCTGCAGCGTGCTCTACCTGACCTCAGTGGAGACAGAGTCACTGACAGGCCCCCAAGCTGTGGCCCGGGCCAGCTCTGCAGCTCTGAGCTGTAGCCCCCGCCCAACCCCAGCCGTTGTCCACTTCAAGGTCTCAGCCCAGGGCATTACGCTGACAGACAACCAAAGGAA GCTCTTCTTTCGCCGCCATTATCCAGTGAACAGCATCACCTTCTCCAGCACTGACCCTCAGGACCGGAG ATGGACCAACCCCGACGGGACCACCTCCAA GATCTTTGGTTTCGTGGCCAAGAAGCCAGGAAGCCCCTGGGAGAATGTGTGTCACCTCTTTGCAGAGCTTGACCCAGATCAGCCTGCAGGCGCCATTGTCACCTTCATCACCAAAGTTCTACTGGGCCAGAGAAAATGA